A single genomic interval of Oryzias latipes chromosome 3, ASM223467v1 harbors:
- the chst1 gene encoding carbohydrate sulfotransferase 1, protein MQCSWKSVILLALASIAIQYTAIRTLTSKPFQLCQLPSPQNCGVGAQETDPSFERGTAGGGGCDDYSYFSVNSTRKLHILVLATTRSGSSFVGQLLNQHQDIFYLFEPLYHVYATLVPRQSYTRNPAERRVTLGASRDLLRSLYGCDLYFLENYIKPTPSNHTTDKLFRRGASRALCQQPVCDAFGPGDLNVEEGDCVKKCATLNMTLATEACQEKRHVAIKVVRVPEIGDLRALVEDPRLNIKIIQLVRDPRGILSSRIETFRDPYRLWRIWRATGRRPYNLDLNQLTVICEDFSNSVSTGLSHPHWLKGKYMVVRYEDLARNPLLKTQEMYDFLGLSMDKNVKHWIRTNTQGSNEPSAKHKFGTVRDSAANAESWRLKLSYDIVDFTQTVCQKVLNQLGYKAVKSVEELKNMSFSLVQDKAFVPFL, encoded by the coding sequence ATGCAATGTTCCTGGAAGTCAGTGATTCTGCTGGCCTTAGCCTCCATCGCCATCCAGTACACAGCCATTCGGACGCTCACCTCCAAGCCTTTCCAGCTCTGCCAACTGCCCAGCCCCCAGAACTGCGGTGTTGGGGCCCAGGAGACAGACCCATCCTTTGAGCGAGGAACAGCTGGAGGGGGGGGCTGCGATGACTACTCCTACTTTTCAGTAAACTCCACTCGTAAACTGCACATACTAGTCTTAGCCACTACAAGAAGTGGATCATCCTTTGTTGGCCAGCTACTGAATCAGCACCAGGATATATTCTACCTGTTCGAACCCCTTTATCATGTTTATGCCACATTGGTCCCACGACAGTCATACACTCGCAATCCAGCAGAGCGGCGTGTGACTTTAGGTGCCAGTCGAGACCTTCTACGCAGCCTATATGGCTGCGACCTGTATTTCTTGGAAAACTACATCAAGCCCACTCCTTCAAACCACACCACAGACAAGCTGTTCCGTCGCGGGGCCAGCCGGGCGCTGTGTCAGCAACCTGTGTGCGATGCCTTTGGTCCTGGTGATCTAAACGTGGAGGAAGGAGATTGTGTGAAGAAATGTGCAACTCTTAACATGACCCTAGCGACTGAAGCATGCCAAGAGAAGCGGCACGTTGCCATCAAAGTTGTTCGGGTACCAGAGATTGGGGATCTCAGAGCTCTGGTTGAAGATCCTCGACtgaatattaaaataattcagCTAGTCAGAGACCCTCGTGGCATCCTGTCATCACGGATTGAGACATTCAGGGACCCATATCGTCTATGGCGCATTTGGAGGGCCACAGGGAGAAGGCCTTACAATCTAGACCTGAATCAGCTCACAGTTATTTGTGAAGACTTTTCCAACTCTGTTTCCACTGGCTTGAGCCATCcccattggcttaaagggaaaTACATGGTGGTTCGATACGAGGATTTGGCTCGAAATCCACTTCTCAAGACACAGGAGATGTATGACTTCCTGGGATTATCTATggataaaaatgtgaaacactGGATACGTACAAACACTCAAGGCAGCAATGAGCCTTCAGCTAAACACAAGTTTGGAACCGTGAGGGACTCAGCAGCTAACGCAGAAAGTTGGCGTTTGAAACTATCTTATGACATTGTAGATTTCACGCAAACAGTTTGTCAGAAAGTACTTAATCAATTGGGTTATAAGGCTGTGAAATCAGTCGAGGAACTGAAAAACATGTCCTTCTCGCTGGTACAGGATAAAGCCTTTGTACCGTTTTTGTAA